One Paracoccus sp. TOH DNA segment encodes these proteins:
- a CDS encoding ABC transporter substrate-binding protein, with protein MKRLKIALAAALVLGGAAQAQETLRIGTSLTQMPWGFYDQDQKPTGVDVALCGALAERLGATAEFISLDFKGLIPALQADRFDIVCAAMYVTPERQEAIGMVPYIQASQTVIAHETAPIQGIEELCGHSASVLQGSGSLKVLEEASAACSARGEAAIRIQSFDSQPVAMRALENGSVDTFIATDSLISYYMKKMPGLKKIATGIKPTVLGIGLPKGDAELAARLRDGLTAMKADGSYAAILKEWDIETAAVESFN; from the coding sequence ATGAAACGGCTCAAGATCGCTCTCGCAGCGGCGCTGGTTCTGGGGGGTGCCGCCCAGGCGCAGGAAACCCTTCGCATCGGCACCTCGCTTACGCAGATGCCCTGGGGTTTCTATGATCAGGACCAGAAGCCGACCGGCGTGGATGTCGCGCTGTGCGGCGCGCTGGCCGAAAGGCTGGGCGCCACGGCCGAATTCATCAGCCTTGACTTCAAGGGGTTGATTCCGGCCTTGCAGGCCGATCGCTTCGATATCGTCTGCGCGGCCATGTATGTGACGCCGGAACGCCAGGAGGCGATCGGGATGGTGCCCTATATCCAGGCCAGCCAGACCGTCATCGCCCATGAAACCGCGCCAATCCAGGGAATCGAGGAGCTTTGCGGCCATTCCGCCAGCGTGCTGCAAGGCTCGGGCTCGCTGAAGGTTCTCGAAGAGGCCAGCGCCGCATGCTCGGCCAGGGGCGAGGCGGCGATCCGCATCCAATCCTTCGATTCGCAGCCCGTCGCGATGCGCGCGCTGGAAAACGGCAGCGTCGATACCTTCATCGCCACCGATTCGCTGATCTCCTACTACATGAAGAAAATGCCGGGGCTGAAAAAGATCGCCACCGGCATCAAGCCGACCGTGCTGGGCATCGGCCTGCCCAAGGGCGATGCAGAGCTGGCGGCCAGGCTGCGGGACGGGCTGACGGCAATGAAGGCCGATGGCAGCTATGCCGCGATCCTCAAGGAATGGGATATCGAGACGGCGGCCGTGGAAAGCTTCAACTAG
- a CDS encoding dihydrodipicolinate synthase family protein yields the protein MKTELRGILSAILTPFNTSDGQLDEGAYKALVRSQVAAGIHGIVASGSTGEHPALSVAERQRVFALATEAAAGGCDVIAHVGSNNVRDALELTRAAKDQGVDQMLVVTPYFDRLKFHEVQRFLEKVVAIAGGPIIYYDTPGITGLDISEEQMVTLRQDGLVSHIKDSPASFTRTMRMLSNPDAPTVLAGSDPALLAVLAHGAPGSIIGASTFVPELCVALYDAATARDLPRALQIWDRLWPILNFMLLNGYVALAKAGSAIRGLPLGEPREPVTPASDELRQKLRAILEQSAVGPLALDGARD from the coding sequence ATGAAGACCGAACTTCGCGGCATCCTCAGCGCGATCCTGACCCCGTTCAACACAAGCGACGGGCAACTGGACGAAGGGGCCTACAAGGCGCTTGTCCGTTCGCAGGTCGCGGCCGGCATCCATGGCATCGTCGCCAGCGGCTCGACCGGGGAACATCCGGCGCTGAGCGTCGCGGAACGCCAACGCGTCTTTGCCCTTGCAACCGAGGCGGCGGCCGGCGGTTGCGACGTGATCGCGCATGTCGGCTCGAACAATGTCCGCGATGCGCTGGAACTGACCCGCGCCGCCAAGGATCAGGGCGTCGACCAGATGCTGGTCGTCACCCCCTATTTCGACCGGCTGAAATTCCACGAGGTCCAGCGCTTCCTGGAAAAGGTCGTGGCGATCGCCGGCGGACCGATCATCTATTACGACACCCCGGGCATCACCGGTCTGGACATTTCCGAAGAGCAGATGGTGACGCTGCGCCAGGACGGGCTGGTCTCCCATATCAAGGACAGTCCGGCGAGCTTTACCCGCACCATGCGGATGCTGTCGAACCCGGATGCACCGACCGTCCTGGCCGGCTCCGATCCGGCGCTGCTGGCGGTGCTGGCACATGGTGCGCCGGGTTCGATCATCGGGGCCTCGACCTTTGTGCCGGAACTCTGCGTCGCGCTGTACGACGCGGCCACCGCGCGCGATCTGCCGCGCGCGCTGCAGATCTGGGACCGGCTGTGGCCGATCCTGAACTTCATGCTGCTGAACGGCTATGTCGCGCTGGCCAAAGCCGGATCTGCGATCCGCGGCCTGCCGCTGGGCGAGCCGCGCGAGCCGGTGACACCCGCCTCGGACGAATTGCGCCAGAAGTTGCGCGCGATCCTGGAGCAGTCGGCGGTCGGACCGCTGGCCCTTGACGGGGCGAGGGACTGA
- a CDS encoding amino acid ABC transporter permease, which yields MAAWDWSVFYHNLTRPAILAGLWTTVWLTLVTLALAIILGSVVALIGRIDTFATRWFYQGYVAFFRATPLLVQLVFLYSALPQMGINLTVVQAAIIGLMLSESPYVAEIVRSSISAVPVAQWEASKAIGMRPATIMRKIIAPQALRIAVPPLGNEFVRQLKNTSLVSVISMTELFRATDNLMQSNFRVLEALTVATIYYLGLTAIWTILQNAFERRNSRWFAETGKPAKTGAVA from the coding sequence ATGGCCGCCTGGGACTGGTCCGTCTTTTACCATAACCTGACCCGCCCCGCCATTCTGGCGGGGTTGTGGACCACGGTCTGGCTGACGCTGGTCACCCTGGCCCTGGCGATCATCCTTGGGTCGGTCGTGGCCCTGATCGGGCGCATAGACACCTTCGCCACGCGCTGGTTCTATCAGGGTTACGTCGCCTTTTTTCGCGCAACGCCGCTGCTGGTGCAGCTGGTCTTTCTGTACAGCGCCTTGCCACAGATGGGCATCAACCTGACGGTGGTGCAGGCGGCGATCATCGGCCTGATGCTGTCCGAAAGCCCCTATGTGGCGGAAATCGTGCGTTCCTCGATCTCGGCCGTGCCGGTCGCGCAATGGGAGGCGTCAAAGGCCATCGGAATGCGCCCCGCGACCATCATGCGCAAGATCATCGCGCCACAGGCGCTGCGCATCGCGGTGCCGCCGCTGGGCAACGAGTTCGTGCGGCAGTTGAAAAACACCTCGCTGGTCTCGGTGATCTCGATGACCGAGCTGTTCCGCGCGACCGACAACCTGATGCAATCGAATTTCCGCGTGCTCGAGGCGCTGACGGTCGCCACGATCTATTACCTTGGCCTGACCGCGATCTGGACCATCCTGCAGAACGCCTTCGAGCGCCGCAATTCCAGGTGGTTCGCCGAAACCGGCAAACCCGCGAAGACAGGAGCGGTGGCATGA
- a CDS encoding XRE family transcriptional regulator, whose translation MRQRRTARPRRERPLELGPRLKALRKGQQLTLQEVARLTGVSTSALSKIERNDLSPTLTTLQRIASGLQVELSALLGDEPGHAPTTGRRSIARAGQGDNLNNATCNNKLLCADLKDKCFTPIRTVVKARSPEDYEAWGVSDGEIFLTVLKGELVIHSRIYEPLVLYPGDSMYYDASTEHCWTSQGDVDAELIWVLGTRTA comes from the coding sequence ATGAGGCAGCGCCGCACAGCCCGTCCCCGGCGGGAGCGGCCGCTGGAGCTTGGCCCGCGGCTGAAGGCGCTTCGCAAGGGCCAGCAGCTGACCTTGCAGGAGGTCGCTCGCCTGACCGGCGTATCGACCTCGGCGCTGTCCAAGATCGAGCGCAACGACCTTTCGCCGACGCTGACCACCTTGCAGCGCATCGCCAGCGGCCTTCAGGTCGAGCTGTCAGCCTTGCTGGGCGACGAGCCCGGCCACGCGCCCACCACCGGCCGCCGCAGCATTGCCCGGGCCGGGCAAGGCGACAACCTGAACAACGCCACCTGCAACAACAAGCTGCTTTGCGCGGATCTCAAGGACAAGTGCTTCACGCCCATCCGCACCGTGGTCAAGGCCCGCTCGCCCGAGGATTACGAGGCATGGGGCGTTTCGGACGGCGAGATCTTCCTGACCGTCCTCAAGGGGGAACTGGTTATCCACAGCCGGATCTACGAGCCGCTGGTGCTCTATCCCGGCGACAGCATGTATTACGATGCCTCGACCGAGCATTGCTGGACCTCGCAAGGCGATGTCGATGCCGAACTGATCTGGGTGCTGGGCACGCGGACGGCCTGA
- a CDS encoding FAD-binding oxidoreductase, translating to MTSATRHESSRTLLMDEIRALLGPGAVLENPAEIQGYCTDARRKFHAPALCVCKPRDTAEVAALVKLLHAHGWPMLPQGGNTSLCGGATPDDRLPVIVSTERLNKLRAVDPFGLTIAADAGCTIAQLQEAAGADGLLYPVSLGSEGSCQLGGTIATNAGGTAVLRYGTTRANTLGLEVVLPDGRVLDMMRALHKDTAGYDLKQLFIGAEGTLGIVTGAVMRLYPAAPAIGMCWLRIAGPAEALELLQLFRRHAGRSLTAFELMNAQQLANVLDHGSHAAPVEGREGWHLMVELADTASADLDALMVEILEQAFEAGLVLDGSIAQNLTQAETMWAIRHSVTESNARVGVSITSDTAVPVARVPEFIARATDAVMQVHPGILVTVVGHVGDGNIHFIALFAHDLWAALPDRPVVEAQVRNAVNDIAIALGGTFSAEHGVGQTMTGLMERYKTGPELDLMRALKRCIDPDGLMNRDRVIGPTA from the coding sequence ATGACGTCTGCGACCCGACACGAGTCCTCTCGCACGCTTCTGATGGACGAGATCCGCGCATTGCTCGGCCCCGGCGCCGTGCTGGAGAACCCGGCCGAGATCCAGGGCTATTGCACCGACGCAAGGCGCAAATTCCACGCACCCGCGCTTTGCGTCTGCAAGCCGCGCGACACGGCCGAGGTCGCAGCGCTGGTCAAACTGCTGCATGCGCATGGCTGGCCGATGCTGCCGCAAGGCGGCAATACCAGCCTGTGCGGTGGGGCGACGCCCGATGACCGCCTGCCGGTGATCGTCTCGACCGAACGCCTCAACAAGCTGCGCGCCGTCGACCCCTTCGGGCTGACCATCGCCGCCGACGCGGGCTGCACCATCGCCCAGTTGCAGGAGGCGGCCGGCGCCGACGGGTTGCTCTATCCCGTCAGCCTCGGCTCCGAGGGAAGCTGCCAGTTGGGCGGCACCATCGCCACCAATGCCGGCGGCACGGCGGTGCTGCGCTATGGCACCACGCGCGCGAATACGCTGGGGCTGGAGGTCGTGCTGCCCGACGGCCGGGTGCTGGACATGATGCGGGCGCTGCACAAGGATACCGCCGGCTACGACCTGAAGCAGCTTTTCATCGGTGCCGAGGGCACGTTGGGCATCGTCACCGGCGCGGTCATGCGGCTTTATCCCGCCGCCCCGGCGATCGGCATGTGCTGGCTGCGCATCGCCGGGCCGGCCGAGGCGCTGGAGCTTCTGCAACTGTTCCGCCGCCATGCCGGGCGCAGCCTGACGGCCTTTGAGCTGATGAACGCCCAGCAGCTTGCCAATGTGCTGGACCACGGCAGCCACGCCGCGCCGGTCGAGGGCCGCGAGGGCTGGCACCTGATGGTCGAACTGGCCGATACCGCCTCTGCCGACCTCGACGCGTTGATGGTCGAGATACTGGAGCAGGCATTCGAGGCCGGGCTGGTCCTTGACGGCAGCATCGCGCAGAACCTGACGCAGGCCGAGACGATGTGGGCGATCCGCCACAGCGTGACGGAATCGAATGCCCGGGTCGGGGTCAGCATCACCTCGGACACGGCGGTTCCGGTGGCTCGCGTCCCCGAATTCATCGCCCGCGCCACGGATGCCGTCATGCAGGTCCATCCCGGCATTCTCGTGACCGTGGTGGGCCATGTCGGCGACGGCAACATCCATTTCATCGCGCTGTTTGCGCATGACCTCTGGGCGGCGCTGCCCGACCGCCCGGTGGTCGAGGCGCAGGTGCGCAACGCGGTCAACGACATCGCCATCGCGCTTGGCGGCACCTTCAGCGCCGAGCATGGCGTCGGCCAGACCATGACCGGGCTGATGGAGCGCTACAAGACCGGCCCCGAGCTCGACCTGATGCGCGCGCTGAAACGCTGCATCGACCCTGACGGACTGATGAACCGCGACCGCGTCATCGGCCCGACCGCCTGA
- a CDS encoding ABC transporter substrate-binding protein — protein sequence MTKPTMPTIKRRTLLLGAAAGLAAPAIWRPSGARAQSTRIVVRDDGGIYTQAYTEIFYRPFTETTGIEVVPAQAQAEPTAQIRSMVETGTYTWDMGKISVPAVLQLTTGETKYLEPVGLDAEAVIQSIPAHFRNEYQVGTNVYTTVLAYRRDAFEGREAPASWADLMDPEKFPGRRALRRHPYDTLEQALMADGVPADQVYPLDLDRAFARLDKVQPATDIWWTSGAQAEQLLISGEVDLISTWVSRAQSAQAAGAPVEIVWNQNIWGCDGWSILKGTPNADACRELIKFASDPARMAQLVKFFPAGVVQPAAFETIPADAAKNCPTYPANIETGLQIDAAYWLENADPVIERFNSWFIG from the coding sequence ATGACGAAACCCACCATGCCGACGATCAAACGTCGGACCCTTCTGCTGGGGGCGGCTGCAGGGCTGGCCGCGCCGGCGATCTGGCGCCCCTCGGGTGCGCGCGCCCAGTCCACCCGCATCGTGGTGCGCGACGACGGCGGCATCTATACCCAGGCCTATACAGAGATCTTCTATCGCCCCTTCACCGAGACGACTGGAATCGAGGTCGTGCCCGCCCAGGCCCAGGCCGAGCCGACCGCGCAGATCCGCTCGATGGTGGAAACCGGGACCTATACCTGGGACATGGGCAAGATCTCGGTCCCAGCAGTGCTGCAACTGACCACGGGCGAAACCAAGTATCTGGAACCCGTGGGACTGGATGCCGAGGCGGTGATCCAGTCGATCCCGGCGCATTTCCGCAACGAATACCAGGTCGGCACCAACGTCTATACCACCGTACTGGCCTATCGCCGCGACGCCTTTGAAGGGCGCGAGGCGCCTGCCTCCTGGGCGGACCTGATGGACCCCGAGAAGTTCCCCGGCCGCCGCGCCCTGCGCCGCCACCCCTATGACACGCTGGAACAGGCGCTGATGGCCGACGGCGTGCCCGCGGACCAGGTCTATCCGCTGGACCTGGACCGTGCCTTCGCCCGGCTGGACAAGGTGCAGCCCGCCACCGACATCTGGTGGACCAGCGGCGCGCAGGCCGAACAGCTGTTGATCTCGGGCGAGGTCGATCTGATTTCGACCTGGGTGTCGCGCGCACAATCGGCGCAGGCGGCAGGCGCCCCGGTCGAGATCGTCTGGAACCAGAACATCTGGGGCTGCGACGGCTGGTCGATCCTGAAGGGCACGCCCAATGCCGATGCCTGCCGCGAGTTGATCAAGTTCGCCTCGGACCCGGCGCGCATGGCACAGCTGGTCAAGTTCTTCCCGGCCGGCGTGGTGCAGCCGGCGGCCTTCGAAACCATCCCGGCGGACGCGGCCAAGAACTGCCCGACCTATCCGGCGAACATCGAGACCGGGTTGCAGATCGACGCCGCCTATTGGCTGGAGAACGCCGACCCGGTGATCGAGCGCTTCAACAGCTGGTTCATCGGCTAG
- the proC gene encoding pyrroline-5-carboxylate reductase — MKDLNDGGVLVVGCGRMGGALLDGWIAQGLQPASLWIEDPHPGERLLALAAQGAHVNAPRPVRPAVVLLAVKPQMMAEVLAGLAALPGDVPVLSVAAGVSLQQYGAALGDRPIIRAMPNTPALVGRGMTAIIGNDHAGSGHLALATRMFTAVGEVVALETEAQIDAVTAISGSGPAYLFLFAEVLEQAARTLGLSEVLARQLARGTVGGAAELMVASGRDASELRYEVTSPAGTTAAALAVLMRPDGLSELIARAAEAARDRSVALG, encoded by the coding sequence ATGAAAGATCTGAACGATGGCGGCGTGCTGGTGGTCGGTTGCGGCCGGATGGGCGGGGCGCTGCTGGACGGATGGATCGCGCAGGGATTGCAGCCCGCCAGCCTGTGGATCGAGGATCCGCATCCCGGCGAAAGGTTGCTGGCGCTTGCCGCGCAGGGCGCGCATGTCAACGCCCCCCGGCCCGTCCGGCCGGCGGTCGTGTTGCTGGCAGTCAAGCCGCAGATGATGGCGGAGGTGTTGGCGGGTCTTGCGGCGCTGCCCGGGGATGTGCCGGTGCTGTCGGTCGCGGCCGGGGTCTCGCTGCAGCAATACGGTGCGGCGCTTGGCGACCGCCCGATCATCCGGGCGATGCCCAATACGCCTGCGCTGGTCGGTCGCGGCATGACGGCGATCATCGGCAATGACCATGCCGGGTCCGGGCATCTGGCGCTTGCGACGCGGATGTTCACGGCGGTGGGCGAGGTCGTCGCCCTTGAGACCGAGGCGCAGATCGACGCGGTGACGGCGATTTCGGGTTCCGGTCCGGCCTATCTGTTCCTTTTTGCCGAGGTGCTGGAACAGGCGGCTCGCACCCTGGGCCTGTCCGAGGTGCTGGCGCGGCAGCTTGCCCGCGGCACGGTCGGCGGCGCCGCCGAGTTGATGGTAGCCAGCGGCCGCGATGCGTCCGAGCTGCGCTACGAGGTCACCAGCCCCGCCGGCACCACGGCGGCCGCGCTTGCGGTGCTGATGCGGCCGGATGGCCTGTCGGAGCTGATCGCGCGCGCGGCAGAGGCGGCCCGCGACCGTTCGGTCGCCTTGGGGTAA
- a CDS encoding GntR family transcriptional regulator: MRTGKTALYEDLKHQILTLERAPDEDLDEVGLGESYGISRTPVRDVLRQLAGEGYVLIRENRGARVIPMNHATMRDFFSVAPVIYEAVARLAVRNFRPQQLQELKSCQARFRAALGSRDHVAMVVENTLFHAVIGDMSASTFLSPSYSKLLIDHARIGHTFFRPKTAEMEEELRQSCDQHDQMIEAIARQDEEGMVQLIYQHWGICRSNMEMFIAPRELPSTTLQKSSLR, from the coding sequence ATGAGAACAGGCAAGACCGCGCTTTACGAGGATCTGAAGCACCAGATCCTGACGCTGGAACGCGCCCCGGACGAGGATCTGGACGAGGTCGGCCTTGGCGAAAGCTACGGCATCTCGCGCACGCCGGTCAGGGATGTGCTGCGCCAGCTAGCGGGCGAAGGCTATGTCCTGATCCGCGAAAACCGCGGCGCCCGCGTCATTCCGATGAACCATGCCACGATGCGAGATTTCTTTTCGGTTGCGCCGGTCATCTATGAGGCGGTGGCGCGTTTGGCGGTGCGGAACTTCCGGCCGCAGCAATTGCAGGAACTGAAGTCCTGCCAGGCGCGCTTTCGCGCAGCGCTGGGATCGCGCGATCACGTCGCGATGGTGGTCGAAAACACCCTCTTTCACGCGGTGATCGGCGACATGTCGGCAAGCACCTTCCTGAGCCCCAGCTACAGCAAGCTCCTCATTGACCACGCCCGGATCGGCCACACCTTCTTTCGCCCCAAGACCGCAGAGATGGAGGAGGAATTGCGGCAATCTTGCGACCAGCACGACCAGATGATCGAGGCCATCGCCCGCCAGGATGAAGAGGGCATGGTCCAGCTCATCTACCAGCATTGGGGCATCTGCCGCAGCAACATGGAAATGTTCATTGCCCCGCGCGAACTCCCTTCGACCACGCTGCAAAAATCATCGTTGCGGTAG
- a CDS encoding amino acid ABC transporter ATP-binding protein has protein sequence MTQSFIEVDRVVKTYGGYTALKTVSLSVDKGQAVALIGPSGSGKSTLLRCINALETIASGTIRVEGVEIGYAPQSSGQKRLPEPKIARQREDIGMVFQSFNLFPHMTALDNVASGPRLVRGTAAAQAHARAMQLLDRVGLADKAQNFPRQLSGGQQQRVAIARALAMDPKVMLFDEPTSALDPETVQEVLNVIREVRESGMTMLIATHEMEFARHVSDQTIFMEAGQIVEHGPSSQVLFAPQTDRCQRFLSGLTGARG, from the coding sequence ATGACCCAATCCTTTATCGAGGTCGACCGGGTGGTCAAGACATACGGAGGCTATACCGCGCTCAAGACGGTGTCGCTGTCGGTCGACAAGGGGCAGGCTGTGGCGCTGATCGGGCCAAGCGGCTCGGGGAAAAGCACGCTTCTGCGCTGCATCAACGCGCTTGAGACGATCGCGTCGGGCACCATCCGCGTCGAAGGGGTCGAGATCGGCTATGCACCGCAATCCTCGGGTCAGAAGCGCCTGCCCGAACCGAAGATCGCCCGGCAGCGCGAAGACATCGGCATGGTCTTTCAAAGCTTCAACCTGTTTCCGCACATGACGGCGCTGGACAATGTCGCCTCGGGACCCCGACTGGTACGCGGGACGGCCGCTGCCCAGGCCCATGCCCGAGCGATGCAGCTGCTGGACCGGGTGGGGCTGGCCGACAAGGCGCAGAACTTTCCGCGCCAGCTGTCGGGCGGCCAGCAGCAGCGCGTCGCCATCGCCCGCGCCCTGGCGATGGATCCCAAGGTGATGCTGTTCGACGAGCCGACCTCGGCCCTGGATCCGGAAACCGTGCAAGAGGTGCTGAACGTCATCCGCGAGGTGCGCGAATCCGGCATGACCATGCTGATCGCAACGCATGAGATGGAGTTCGCGCGCCATGTCTCGGACCAGACCATCTTCATGGAGGCGGGCCAGATCGTCGAACATGGCCCCTCGTCCCAGGTGCTGTTCGCACCACAAACGGATCGCTGCCAGCGGTTCCTGTCCGGACTGACCGGCGCACGCGGTTAA
- a CDS encoding pyrroline-5-carboxylate reductase dimerization domain-containing protein, with the protein MTIDKRIGIIGGNGWLGNAIASAAVASGTIAGERLILSGRSDKRGALPVPGAVHTRDNAELAAGADIIVLCVPPQDFPEVDINASGKLVISVMAGVAAQAIADRTGAREVVRAIPNAAAAIRQSFTPWYAVPGVSDANKQIVQELFDSCGEGAEVPEEAHIDYCVGMTGSGAAFPALLAEALVAHATSQGLPATFAQRAAKGVVAGASQLFAGAEADTAAIVQGMIDYRGTTAAALQTMLDNGFDRAVALGLKAASAKAAALGKAT; encoded by the coding sequence ATGACCATCGACAAGCGGATCGGGATCATCGGCGGCAATGGCTGGCTGGGCAATGCGATCGCCAGCGCCGCCGTGGCCAGCGGCACCATTGCCGGTGAGCGGCTTATCCTTTCGGGTCGCTCCGACAAACGCGGCGCCTTGCCGGTGCCCGGCGCGGTTCATACCCGCGACAATGCCGAACTGGCTGCAGGCGCAGATATAATCGTGCTTTGCGTGCCGCCTCAGGACTTTCCCGAGGTGGATATCAACGCATCCGGAAAACTGGTGATCTCGGTCATGGCGGGCGTCGCCGCGCAGGCCATCGCCGATAGGACTGGCGCGCGTGAAGTCGTCCGCGCCATCCCGAATGCAGCGGCGGCGATCCGGCAATCCTTTACCCCGTGGTATGCCGTGCCGGGCGTTTCTGACGCCAACAAGCAGATCGTTCAGGAACTGTTCGATTCCTGCGGTGAAGGCGCCGAAGTCCCTGAGGAGGCGCATATCGACTATTGCGTCGGCATGACCGGCTCGGGTGCCGCCTTCCCGGCATTGCTGGCCGAGGCGCTGGTGGCGCATGCCACCTCGCAGGGTTTGCCCGCGACCTTTGCGCAGCGCGCGGCCAAGGGCGTGGTCGCGGGCGCCAGCCAGCTTTTTGCAGGCGCGGAGGCCGATACGGCCGCCATCGTGCAAGGAATGATCGACTATCGCGGCACCACCGCCGCTGCGCTGCAAACCATGCTTGACAATGGCTTCGACCGCGCCGTCGCCTTGGGGCTGAAAGCCGCCTCGGCCAAGGCCGCGGCTCTTGGCAAGGCTACGTGA
- a CDS encoding ABC transporter ATP-binding protein, translating to MSTLETQGLGKVYGDFVALAPTNLKVEKGEFLTLLGPSGSGKTTLLSLIAGLAEADSGRILMNDRDVTYAPPYQRDIGMMFQNYALFPHMTIAENIAFPLKMRGTPAAEIRRLVQEALDMVRLPHIADRFPKELSGGQQQRVALARCTIYRPSVILMDEPLGALDKKLRDQMQFEILRIHKEIGGTIVYVTHDQEEAMTMSDRICLMNGGRIAQLGSPADLYFRPQSLFVADFLGEANLLEGRLVSGADGEGVVRLGDASEIRVTLPRPLGHGAAVKVMLRPQNIRLEATPGEGLNARLRSWSVTGASTKFFLDAPAIGSEPLIATRATAMSAHAPEPGRDYRLSFDPRDAVAIPADEAA from the coding sequence ATGAGCACTTTGGAAACGCAGGGCCTGGGCAAGGTCTATGGCGACTTCGTCGCCCTTGCACCGACCAACCTGAAAGTCGAGAAGGGCGAGTTCCTGACGCTGCTCGGGCCATCCGGCTCGGGCAAGACCACGCTGCTGAGCCTGATCGCCGGGCTGGCCGAGGCCGACAGCGGGCGCATCCTGATGAACGACCGGGATGTGACCTACGCACCGCCCTATCAGCGCGACATCGGCATGATGTTCCAGAACTATGCGCTGTTCCCGCACATGACCATCGCCGAGAACATCGCCTTTCCGCTGAAGATGCGCGGCACGCCTGCGGCCGAGATCAGGCGGCTGGTGCAGGAGGCGCTGGACATGGTGCGCCTGCCCCATATCGCGGACCGTTTCCCCAAGGAGCTGTCCGGCGGACAGCAGCAGCGCGTGGCGCTTGCGCGCTGCACCATCTATCGCCCCTCGGTCATCCTGATGGACGAGCCGCTGGGCGCGCTGGACAAGAAGCTGCGCGACCAGATGCAGTTCGAGATCCTGCGCATCCACAAGGAGATCGGCGGCACCATCGTCTATGTCACCCACGACCAGGAAGAGGCGATGACCATGTCGGACCGCATCTGCCTGATGAACGGCGGCAGGATCGCGCAGCTGGGCAGCCCGGCCGACCTATATTTCCGCCCGCAATCGCTGTTCGTCGCCGATTTCCTGGGCGAGGCGAACCTGCTGGAAGGCCGCCTCGTCTCGGGCGCGGACGGCGAGGGCGTGGTGCGGCTGGGCGATGCCAGCGAGATCCGCGTCACCCTGCCTCGGCCGCTGGGTCATGGCGCGGCGGTCAAGGTCATGCTGCGGCCGCAGAACATCCGCCTTGAGGCCACGCCCGGCGAGGGGCTGAACGCCAGGCTGCGCAGCTGGAGCGTGACCGGCGCCAGCACTAAGTTCTTCCTCGACGCGCCGGCGATCGGGTCCGAGCCGCTGATCGCCACCCGCGCCACCGCGATGAGCGCCCATGCCCCCGAGCCCGGCCGCGACTATCGCCTGAGCTTCGATCCGCGCGACGCCGTCGCCATCCCCGCCGACGAGGCCGCCTGA